In Zunongwangia profunda SM-A87, the following proteins share a genomic window:
- a CDS encoding TraR/DksA family transcriptional regulator — MSTEVKERFSDAELAEFKELIQGKIAKAKEQLEIYQNAYKNDGNNGTDDTSPTFKAFEEGSETMSKEANSQLAIRQEKFIRDLKNALMRIENKTYGVCRVTGKLINKERLKLVPHATLSIEAKNMQR, encoded by the coding sequence ATGTCAACCGAAGTAAAAGAGCGTTTTAGCGATGCGGAATTGGCCGAATTTAAAGAGCTAATCCAAGGTAAAATCGCCAAAGCCAAAGAACAACTAGAAATTTATCAAAATGCTTATAAAAACGACGGGAACAACGGTACAGATGATACATCCCCAACGTTTAAGGCTTTTGAAGAAGGTAGCGAAACTATGAGTAAAGAAGCGAATTCTCAATTGGCGATTCGTCAGGAGAAATTTATTCGTGATCTTAAAAATGCTTTAATGCGTATCGAGAATAAAACCTATGGTGTATGTCGTGTTACCGGAAAATTAATCAATAAAGAGCGTCTAAAGCTGGTTCCGCATGCCACTTTAAGTATCGAGGCTAAAAATATGCAACGATAA